ATTTTCCTATTCTACATGCAAATGTTTATATGTAATCGCTTCATATGGTTGTATATTGTGCAGTGGTATCTATGAACGTTTCTTTATTTCAGGTAATATGGAGATGCCAGATGCAATGGAGCTCATTTATCAGTCTGCCCTTGCCTTGGGCAAACGTGGAGCTGTAAGTTCAATTTTGTCTTCCTTTGCATAGGTTTCTTCTTCTTGACATAAGAAAAGTATTTCTCCGGAGATTTGAAACTTTTCCTTAAAAGTATTTGAAACCCATTCATGacgaaaataaaatcattttcccTGTGCGTGTTTTGCAGGTTGAGGAGTATATGGGCAATATAGATAATGCTGTGGCTATCTATTCAAAAGCAGTGGATTTACTTGTATTTCTTCTGGCAGAAGCACCTTGCCTCATTCTGAATCCTCCATTTTCTCTCACAAACACAGATAGATATCGTATACAAAGTTACATTGATGTCCTCAACCACAGGCATAGCATTTCACAGTCTCAAAAATTGGCACTTTTCAAGTCACGAGAATCAGCCACACCTATTGGAAACTGGTGATgatacatgattttttttttttttattttgtaattatatcTTGTAATTCTTTGGTTCCGTTAGATGAATTATTTTACATGTGGCGGTAAATGTTGTTAATATTCACGTGTAATTCAACAGTATGCAAGATGCACACTTTTAAATATGGTGCCTCTTAGAAATATATGCTGCAGAATGTAAATTATTGATATTGGGTTTATTAAGATGGTAGCAATATTCGCTGAAATATTTCGGACAAGTTAAACGGCAAAGCCTTGGCCTATGTTCGCTAGATCTTGTAATATAGAATGGATCGTTCATCTATTTGGTGAGTTAGGTCGATCTGCaccatgttttatgatttaaataaatcaaattcCATTCTCACCAAATTTTGTTCACCCACAAAAGGAAGTTTTTCACCAACCAGCGAGGTTAGTTCAACCGCATCTTCCTTATAGATCCAGACTTCCTATCAAGTAGACCAACTGACAGCATCCAAAACCTTGACTGCGCTGAAAATGGCAGAATGCTTTCAAGCTCCAAGGTCGAGCCTTGAAAATGACTCTGTGGTACTCTTCTCAACATCTGAATCACAAGACGAGTCCAATAGCCAATCTTCCTCCTGTAATTACTCCCCGTTCCAACACCACCAATCCACAATGGTCTACGCACTTAATGTAACTAATCTATCCTACGCTATAACAAGAGATGCATCGATTTCTCGTCTTCGTTTTTACGGTTTGAAGAAGGAGAAGACTCTCCatattcttaaatctgtctcTTTCACCGCCAGAAGCTCTGAGATCCTAGCCATTGTCGGCCCTAGTGGCACTGGTAAGTCTACACTGCTAAGAATAGTTTCAGGCAGAGTAAACAACATAGATTTTGATCCTAAGAGCATTACACTAAATGATCATGCAATAACGAGCCAAGTCCAGCTGAGGAAAATATGTGGATTTGTGGCACAAGAGGATACTCTGCTCCCTCTTTTAACGGTCAAAGAAACACTTGTTTTCAGCGCCAAGTTTAGGCTCAAAGAAATGAGTGTTGGAGAGAGAAATGAGAGGATCGAAGGCCTGATACAAGAACTGGGGCTGATGCATGTTGCAGATAGTTTTGTTGGAGATGAAGAAAATAGAGGGATTTCAGGTGGGGAGAGGAAAAGGGTGTCCATTGGAGTGGACATGATCCATGATCCACCTGTATTACTTCTGGATGAGCCAACTTCAGGGCTGGACAGCAGCTCGGCACTTCAAGTAATCGAGCTGCTTTCTTCGATAGCTAGGTTCAAACAAAGAACCATAATCTTGGCCATTCATCAACCAAGCTACAGGATTTTGCAATTCATTCCTAATTTCTTGATTCTTTCACATGGTTCTGTCGTGCATAACGGCTCCCTCGAGAAACTTGAACAAGCCATTACAAGATTAGGATACAAAATCCCACCACAGATAAACCCTCTCGAGTTCTCCATGGAAATCATCTCCAGTCTTGAGGAATCATGCTCAAAACAGCATCCATCTCAAGTAGAGAGAGTTGTACAACGTCCCACTTGTTCAATGTTGCAACTAAAACTTGCCAACGAACAGACTGTCAACGAGTCTGTTTTTTCGTGGTTATTAGAAATATCGGTCCTCTGCCTACGgttttggaagatcattttccgaACAAAGCAACTACTGTTGGCACGCACAATGCAAGCGCTTGTAGGGGGGTTTGGGTTGGGCAGTGTTTATATAAAAGTGAGGAAAAATGAAGGGGGAGGGGTTGCAGAAGTATTGGGCCTTTTCGCGTTTAGTCTCAGCTTTCTCCTTTCTTCCACAATAGAAGCTTTACCCATTTACCTTCAAGAACACCATGTTTTAATGAAAGAAGCATCCCGAGGTGCATACAAAATCTCATCATACTTGATAGCCAACACAATAGTTTTCTGCCCTTTTTTATTCTTAGTTTCTATTCTGTTTTCTGTTCCTTTATACTGGATTGTTGGATTAAATCCTTCAGCTTTTGCTTTCGCCTTTTTCACCTTCACCGTCTGGCTTATTGTTCTCATGGCAAGCTCTCTTGTGCTGTTTCTAAGTGTTGTTTCGCCAGATTTCATATCTGGTAATTCTTTAATCGGCACTGTTCTTGGTGCATTTTTTCTATTTTCTGGGTATTTTATTCCTAAAGAGTTCATTCCAAAGTATTGGTTGTTTATGTATTATGTTTCCCTTTATCGTTACCCTTTGGATTCTCTTGTTGTTAATGAGTATTGGAGTAAAAGAAACACATGTTTCTTGACAAAGATTGGGACAGGTAATCGAGATAAGTTGGATTGTTCGCTCACCGGCATAGATGTGTTGAAGAGTAGAGGACTGGACAAAGATACTAGGTGGATTAATGTTGGGATTATGCTGATGTTTTTCGTATTTTATCGAGTGCTTTCTTGGATCATACTTTCACGAAAAGTGTTGAAAACAAGATTTTAATTTGTACCCGAGAAACTTAAATTGGTGTATTTGTTTTTGGTGTATGTCTCACAACTATATAATTGATTATTAGGGAACAACTATCGAGCATAATTCCCGATTGATGGATCGGTCGTATTCTTGATGATAACTGTGATTGATTAATCGGGTCAATGGTATGTCTAATTTAcagaaaattaaaatattcaatttagtGTAGTAGTCAAAATTTTCAGTTACTATCAAATAACTGTCATTACAAGTCAACTTTTGTATCCGTCATATCTCTGAAAGGAATTATTGGgcgattaaaataataatactgtCCTACAACATTTTTTTATACGAGATTGTAATAACTATTATATTTATAATCATTCAATAATAGTCAACATTGTAAGTTTAGTTAATATAATTAACATGCAAATTATATTGgaagtaaattaaataatatttcataGAATTACACTATCATTTAATACAAGACCAGGTGGATAGCCGCCGGGTCCATCGTCAATGTCCGCAAGTATTCAAACGTCTTCTCTAAAGACTAATACATGCTCAAATATGGAGCCGACATACGACTTATTCTACGCTTATTTCCCTCGTCCATTTTCACATTCAGAAAAATGGAGAGCCCAATTCTTGAATCTCTCTGTCTTCCATTCCTACTCTTTTTCTTGCTCTTTATTCATTCTGCAACTTCAAGATCGCATGTATCTTTAGAAAGAGGTGATTCCCTTTCCGTCGGAAAAGAATCAGACTTTATCACCTCCTCCTGACA
The Primulina eburnea isolate SZY01 chromosome 5, ASM2296580v1, whole genome shotgun sequence genome window above contains:
- the LOC140831630 gene encoding ABC transporter G family member 23-like, translating into MAECFQAPRSSLENDSVVLFSTSESQDESNSQSSSCNYSPFQHHQSTMVYALNVTNLSYAITRDASISRLRFYGLKKEKTLHILKSVSFTARSSEILAIVGPSGTGKSTLLRIVSGRVNNIDFDPKSITLNDHAITSQVQLRKICGFVAQEDTLLPLLTVKETLVFSAKFRLKEMSVGERNERIEGLIQELGLMHVADSFVGDEENRGISGGERKRVSIGVDMIHDPPVLLLDEPTSGLDSSSALQVIELLSSIARFKQRTIILAIHQPSYRILQFIPNFLILSHGSVVHNGSLEKLEQAITRLGYKIPPQINPLEFSMEIISSLEESCSKQHPSQVERVVQRPTCSMLQLKLANEQTVNESVFSWLLEISVLCLRFWKIIFRTKQLLLARTMQALVGGFGLGSVYIKVRKNEGGGVAEVLGLFAFSLSFLLSSTIEALPIYLQEHHVLMKEASRGAYKISSYLIANTIVFCPFLFLVSILFSVPLYWIVGLNPSAFAFAFFTFTVWLIVLMASSLVLFLSVVSPDFISGNSLIGTVLGAFFLFSGYFIPKEFIPKYWLFMYYVSLYRYPLDSLVVNEYWSKRNTCFLTKIGTGNRDKLDCSLTGIDVLKSRGLDKDTRWINVGIMLMFFVFYRVLSWIILSRKVLKTRF